A window of the Candidatus Paraluminiphilus aquimaris genome harbors these coding sequences:
- a CDS encoding COX15/CtaA family protein, whose protein sequence is MTAVISHRNDMIVGRWLAICAVTIFGMILLGGVTRLTESGLSMVDWRPIMGVVPPLSHADWLYLFDQYKLFPEYQLVNQGMGLDEFKQIFWFEYLHRMLGRFIGLLFFVPFMIFLWMGKVKPEIKPHLFFLLFLGACQGLMGWYMVKSGLVDRPDVSQYRLTAHLGLAIAIYAYIVWLTIGLFSPDREPTKDASLGVFSVVALVYVMILSGGFVAGTNAGLSFPTWPLMGDSFIPPALYSGGWISSFEQVTTIHFNHRMLAYVTGITLVVLGLRTWLADSDARLRRAGVLLLGAITLQIVLGISTVLSHVDVAIAAGHQSGAVVLLTTVLFWVHCYRTTFRTSAIS, encoded by the coding sequence ATGACTGCAGTGATTTCACATCGTAACGACATGATCGTAGGCCGCTGGTTGGCGATCTGCGCAGTAACGATTTTCGGCATGATCTTATTAGGTGGTGTAACGCGTCTGACCGAGTCTGGTTTGTCTATGGTTGATTGGCGGCCGATCATGGGTGTTGTTCCACCGCTGTCTCACGCCGATTGGCTCTACTTGTTCGATCAATACAAATTGTTCCCCGAGTACCAACTTGTCAATCAAGGCATGGGGCTAGATGAGTTTAAGCAAATCTTCTGGTTTGAATATTTGCACCGTATGCTCGGCAGGTTCATCGGTTTGCTGTTTTTTGTGCCATTTATGATCTTTTTGTGGATGGGCAAGGTTAAGCCTGAAATTAAGCCGCACTTGTTTTTTCTCCTGTTTCTTGGGGCCTGTCAGGGTTTGATGGGTTGGTACATGGTAAAGAGTGGGCTTGTCGATCGACCTGATGTGTCACAGTATCGGTTGACGGCACACCTAGGTCTCGCCATCGCTATTTACGCCTACATTGTCTGGTTAACGATTGGGTTGTTCTCGCCTGATCGCGAACCGACAAAAGATGCGAGTCTGGGTGTCTTTTCGGTGGTGGCATTGGTTTACGTCATGATTTTAAGTGGCGGTTTTGTAGCGGGTACAAACGCAGGACTATCGTTTCCAACGTGGCCACTGATGGGGGATAGTTTTATCCCGCCCGCTCTGTATTCAGGGGGCTGGATCTCGTCTTTTGAGCAGGTCACAACGATACACTTCAACCACCGTATGTTGGCTTATGTCACGGGGATTACGCTGGTTGTGCTCGGGCTGCGGACTTGGCTTGCCGATTCAGACGCTCGATTGCGCAGAGCGGGTGTACTTCTGCTCGGAGCCATCACACTGCAGATTGTACTTGGCATCAGCACGGTGCTGTCACATGTCGATGTCGCGATTGCCGCAGGTCACCAAAGCGGTGCTGTGGTACTTCTTACGACCGTGTTGTTTTGGGTGCATTGTTACCGAACGACCTTCCGGACCTCCGCTATTTCATGA
- a CDS encoding aromatic amino acid transaminase has product MLEQLSVLSPDPILGLAAECRADPNPNKIDLTVGIYMDEAGVCPVFQAVRQAQEQLVADEITKAYLPAAGDAAYLSAMKSLVFGEVLAGDGANITAIQTPGGCGALRIASEVLAAAAPDATVWISNPTWPVHIPLMGSVGLKFKTYRYYDPVSHGVDFDGMASDLKGAKKGDVVLLHGCCHNPSGADLTLEQWGHIADMALTQGFTVLVDLAYQGMGTDLEADVAGLRLLANRLGELIVAASCSKNLGLYRERTGVALFFGRNAQVAEATHSHGLGAARRVYSMPPAHGALLAGRVLSDPTLRASWELELQEICARMIDLRTQLSAKLSEKTNQDFSFISKEKGMFSFLGLSVEQARGLRKERGLYMLDSSRINVAALNQQNMDIVIDAVASVL; this is encoded by the coding sequence ATGTTAGAGCAATTATCCGTTTTGTCGCCCGATCCGATCCTTGGACTTGCTGCCGAGTGTCGTGCCGACCCTAACCCGAACAAAATTGATTTAACCGTCGGTATTTACATGGACGAAGCGGGTGTATGCCCTGTTTTTCAGGCTGTGCGTCAAGCGCAAGAGCAACTTGTTGCCGATGAGATAACGAAAGCCTATTTGCCGGCGGCGGGAGATGCCGCGTATTTGAGTGCAATGAAGTCACTTGTCTTTGGGGAAGTGCTTGCTGGGGACGGCGCCAACATAACAGCGATTCAAACCCCAGGCGGTTGCGGCGCGCTTCGTATTGCCTCGGAAGTACTCGCTGCCGCTGCACCTGATGCGACCGTATGGATTAGCAACCCGACGTGGCCAGTACACATTCCGTTGATGGGATCGGTTGGGCTGAAGTTTAAGACGTATCGGTATTACGACCCGGTATCGCATGGTGTTGACTTTGATGGCATGGCAAGTGACTTAAAAGGGGCGAAAAAAGGTGACGTGGTGCTTCTGCACGGATGTTGCCATAACCCCTCAGGGGCCGATTTAACCTTGGAGCAGTGGGGGCACATTGCCGACATGGCGCTGACACAAGGCTTCACGGTACTGGTAGATCTCGCTTATCAAGGGATGGGTACCGACTTGGAGGCAGACGTTGCTGGACTTCGCTTACTGGCGAACCGACTGGGTGAGCTGATTGTTGCCGCGTCATGTTCGAAAAATTTAGGTTTATACCGTGAGCGAACAGGCGTAGCACTGTTCTTTGGGAGAAATGCCCAAGTAGCAGAGGCGACCCACAGTCATGGTTTGGGTGCTGCGCGTCGAGTTTACTCTATGCCGCCAGCTCATGGCGCGCTGCTGGCTGGTCGGGTTTTGAGCGATCCGACATTACGCGCATCTTGGGAACTCGAGCTCCAGGAGATTTGTGCGCGAATGATCGATTTGCGGACACAGTTATCTGCAAAGCTCTCAGAGAAAACCAATCAGGATTTTTCTTTCATTTCGAAAGAGAAGGGCATGTTTTCTTTCTTAGGTCTGTCGGTGGAGCAGGCGCGTGGACTGCGTAAAGAGCGGGGCCTTTATATGCTGGACTCGTCACGGATCAACGTTGCGGCGCTTAACCAACAAAACATGGATATCGTAATCGATGCCGTTGCCTCGGTTCTCTAG
- a CDS encoding DUF1820 family protein — MSNQPVYKIIFHNGKEIFEVFAKHIYQSDMWGFVEIEEMLFGERSAILVDPGEEKLKSEFAGVKRSYIPMQSIIRIDEVEKQGAAKISEGGESGKVATFPMSPAITSGGASDD; from the coding sequence ATGTCGAATCAGCCTGTGTATAAAATTATTTTCCACAATGGAAAGGAAATCTTCGAAGTCTTTGCGAAGCACATTTATCAGAGTGATATGTGGGGCTTTGTAGAAATCGAGGAAATGTTGTTTGGTGAGCGATCCGCGATCCTTGTTGACCCTGGCGAGGAGAAGCTCAAATCTGAATTCGCGGGGGTCAAGCGCAGTTATATTCCCATGCAGTCTATTATCCGGATTGACGAAGTCGAAAAGCAGGGTGCGGCAAAGATTAGTGAGGGCGGTGAGTCAGGCAAAGTCGCCACTTTCCCCATGAGCCCAGCGATTACATCGGGCGGTGCTTCAGACGACTGA
- a CDS encoding HlyD family type I secretion periplasmic adaptor subunit codes for MPDQDAAKLVAHRNWSELSDEAILEQEPTTARRLLYGVLIALTCLLVWSAFAGIDTVTRGTGKVIPSSQVQIIGSQDGGVVQQIFVSEGEFVERGQVLLQLDRTRSQASLGENQAELQGLEIRAMRLDALVSQRDFVFDESMRELAPEVVAEELELFQTSRTELETKELIARRQKRQRDQELLELIAKRDQLVTEVSLARSELEVTRPLIASGAASQVEILRLERELNRASGELRQVRAGIRRLEEAVQEASNKIETVRLEFLNATREKLAETYTRIAALTQAGEGLTDRVNRTEVIAPVSGTIKQLHYNTVGGVVLAGRDIIELVPADDTLLLEVRIKPRDIAFIAPGQEANVKFTAYDFVVYGGMEGTIEQIGADTLIDSSDQPYYEVTVRTKNVDFGPEQPIIPGMTVDVDILTGRKTVLSYLMKPVLRAQQRALSER; via the coding sequence ATGCCTGATCAAGATGCCGCAAAATTAGTTGCTCATCGCAACTGGAGCGAGCTTTCCGACGAGGCGATTCTTGAGCAAGAGCCAACGACAGCCCGTCGGCTTCTTTACGGTGTGCTGATAGCACTGACGTGCCTGCTAGTGTGGAGCGCATTTGCGGGCATAGATACGGTCACTCGAGGTACCGGTAAGGTTATTCCGTCGAGCCAAGTTCAAATTATTGGTTCACAAGATGGTGGCGTGGTGCAGCAAATTTTTGTCTCAGAGGGGGAGTTTGTCGAACGCGGGCAGGTACTCCTGCAATTAGACAGAACACGCTCTCAGGCCTCGTTAGGCGAAAATCAGGCGGAGTTACAGGGGCTGGAAATTCGGGCTATGCGCTTGGATGCCCTTGTTTCTCAGCGAGATTTTGTTTTTGACGAATCAATGCGTGAACTCGCGCCCGAGGTGGTCGCTGAGGAGCTGGAGCTTTTCCAAACAAGTCGCACAGAGCTAGAGACAAAGGAATTAATTGCGCGGCGTCAAAAGCGGCAGCGGGATCAAGAGCTATTGGAGCTAATTGCTAAGCGCGATCAGCTTGTGACCGAGGTGTCCCTGGCAAGAAGTGAGCTGGAGGTGACAAGACCATTGATTGCTTCTGGCGCCGCATCTCAAGTTGAAATACTCAGGCTCGAACGTGAGTTGAACCGCGCGAGTGGCGAGTTAAGGCAAGTCCGAGCTGGTATTCGGCGATTAGAGGAGGCAGTTCAAGAGGCCTCGAATAAGATCGAGACGGTTCGACTTGAGTTTTTGAATGCCACGCGTGAAAAACTCGCCGAAACCTACACCCGGATTGCAGCGCTCACTCAGGCAGGTGAGGGCCTCACTGACCGGGTGAACCGAACGGAAGTCATCGCACCGGTATCTGGAACGATAAAGCAACTGCACTACAACACTGTTGGTGGCGTTGTTCTCGCGGGACGAGACATTATCGAGCTTGTTCCCGCCGACGATACGCTGCTTCTCGAGGTTCGAATTAAGCCTCGTGATATCGCGTTTATTGCGCCGGGTCAGGAAGCGAATGTGAAATTTACCGCTTATGATTTTGTGGTTTACGGGGGTATGGAAGGCACCATCGAACAGATTGGCGCAGATACGCTAATCGACAGTAGTGACCAACCCTATTATGAGGTCACGGTAAGAACTAAGAACGTCGATTTTGGACCCGAGCAGCCCATCATTCCCGGTATGACAGTGGATGTCGATATCCTCACTGGTCGAAAAACCGTTCTTTCCTACCTCATGAAGCCGGTGCTTCGAGCTCAGCAACGCGCGTTATCGGAGCGTTAA
- the cmoA gene encoding carboxy-S-adenosyl-L-methionine synthase CmoA, which yields MASHRRDNLFAELRADTTLFSFNDSVVDVFPDMIQRSVPGYSTVVRMTGVLSEQYAQPGTCIYDIGCSLGESIRSAERALADNAAANKTCRFIGIDSSSAMITRAREQSLQGSAIEWIQSDALLTQFETTSVVILNFTLQFIPIDERLRLLKAIRRAMVPGGLLILSEKLTMADPAMDALMIDLHHDFKRSQGYSDLEIAQKRDAIDNVLIPETAQIHTARLADAGFSRSSIWFQCLNFASFIAIA from the coding sequence ATGGCCTCCCACAGACGCGACAATCTTTTCGCTGAATTAAGAGCGGATACAACCCTGTTTAGCTTCAACGACTCGGTTGTAGATGTGTTCCCCGATATGATTCAGCGCTCGGTACCCGGATACTCCACTGTCGTCAGGATGACCGGCGTCCTCTCCGAACAGTATGCTCAGCCAGGTACGTGTATTTACGACATCGGCTGCTCTTTAGGGGAGTCAATCCGGTCTGCAGAGCGTGCATTGGCCGATAATGCAGCCGCTAACAAAACGTGCCGTTTTATTGGCATCGACAGCTCATCCGCCATGATTACACGCGCACGAGAGCAATCCTTGCAGGGCTCAGCGATTGAATGGATTCAATCTGACGCGCTGCTCACGCAGTTCGAAACCACCAGCGTCGTCATTCTTAACTTTACCCTTCAGTTCATTCCCATTGATGAGCGGCTGAGACTGTTAAAAGCTATTCGGCGCGCAATGGTACCCGGAGGACTGCTCATCCTCTCTGAGAAGCTTACTATGGCTGATCCAGCCATGGACGCCCTAATGATCGACTTACATCACGACTTTAAGCGCAGCCAAGGCTACAGTGACCTCGAAATCGCGCAGAAACGTGACGCCATCGACAATGTTCTAATCCCTGAAACAGCGCAGATTCATACCGCGCGGCTGGCCGATGCGGGCTTTTCTCGATCGAGCATATGGTTTCAATGCTTGAATTTTGCCTCCTTTATTGCGATTGCCTGA
- a CDS encoding ATP-binding cassette domain-containing protein codes for MGELDRGQLSVWPGNYRDFLKHRAEQLAAEETANALFDKRLAQEEVWIRQGIKARRTRNEGRVRRLEAMREERAGRRQQTGTANISVGAGALSGKLVAEAKDAGVAYNGEAVIQNVNTIIQRGDRVGIVGRNGAGKTTLIKMLLGELAPDSGSVKIGSKLEIAYSDQLRGHLDPEGTLIDNICGGQEFIEINGKRKHAIGYLGDFLFSPDRVRAPTKVLSGGERNRAILAKLFTQPANLLVLDEPTNDLDIETLELLEEVLLEFKGTVLLVSHDRDFMDRVVTSLMVINDNGEIEEQAGNFSDWESRGGKLVSSVSDVRTSDRRVALEKTSKPSAKNQSEPKTVSRKLSYKEKRELEDLPDRIARLETEQALLEARTADPSFFSGDSNEVAEVLDRLSEASNLLDDALERLIELEG; via the coding sequence ATTGGCGAGCTCGACCGGGGGCAATTAAGCGTTTGGCCCGGTAACTACCGCGACTTTTTAAAACACCGCGCGGAACAGCTGGCGGCAGAAGAGACCGCAAATGCCCTGTTTGACAAGAGACTCGCGCAAGAAGAAGTCTGGATACGCCAGGGCATCAAAGCGCGACGAACCCGCAACGAAGGCCGTGTACGACGCTTAGAAGCGATGAGAGAAGAACGCGCGGGACGGCGCCAGCAAACGGGCACCGCCAATATCAGCGTCGGTGCAGGTGCGCTATCAGGCAAACTCGTAGCCGAAGCCAAAGACGCAGGGGTCGCATACAATGGCGAAGCTGTCATTCAGAACGTCAATACAATCATTCAACGCGGCGATCGGGTCGGCATTGTCGGTCGCAATGGTGCGGGTAAAACGACACTCATAAAAATGTTACTTGGCGAACTCGCGCCCGACTCGGGCAGCGTTAAAATCGGCTCGAAATTAGAGATAGCTTACTCAGATCAACTCCGCGGTCATCTCGATCCTGAGGGAACATTGATAGACAACATTTGTGGTGGTCAAGAATTTATCGAGATTAACGGCAAAAGAAAGCACGCCATTGGCTATCTTGGTGACTTCTTATTTTCGCCTGACCGAGTGAGGGCGCCAACCAAGGTGCTCTCTGGTGGCGAGCGCAACCGCGCTATTTTGGCAAAGCTGTTTACTCAACCCGCCAACTTATTAGTGCTCGATGAGCCCACTAATGACCTCGATATTGAAACGTTAGAACTGCTAGAAGAGGTATTGCTCGAATTCAAAGGCACGGTTCTTTTAGTCAGTCACGACAGAGACTTCATGGATCGCGTCGTTACCAGTTTGATGGTAATCAACGACAATGGCGAGATTGAGGAGCAGGCGGGTAATTTTTCCGACTGGGAAAGTCGAGGTGGAAAACTCGTCAGTAGCGTCTCAGATGTACGTACTTCTGACAGGCGAGTTGCGCTCGAGAAGACGTCAAAACCTTCTGCGAAGAATCAGTCAGAGCCTAAGACAGTTTCAAGAAAACTCAGTTATAAAGAAAAGCGAGAGCTTGAAGATCTCCCAGATCGAATAGCCCGACTGGAAACAGAACAGGCGCTACTCGAAGCGAGAACCGCGGATCCCTCATTTTTTTCGGGTGACAGTAATGAAGTAGCAGAGGTTCTGGACCGTCTCAGCGAAGCGTCGAACCTGCTCGATGACGCGTTGGAGCGCCTTATCGAGCTAGAGGGTTAA
- a CDS encoding response regulator transcription factor → MSNTILTLAEKPAARWTEALGTLVLRSSIAGLRITPSVTYWLDFSTLDFDQALTFIDRIVATNESVPIVCMVSFPKDEDAFALLARGARGYCHVAAAPTQLRLVANTVKNGGFWLPASLMRRVMASADGLVAQISSSNAVSLDELTKRERQVANAVADGLSNREIAARLSISERTVKARLTSVFQKLSVRDRVQLALLLRGGVA, encoded by the coding sequence ATGTCAAATACGATATTAACTCTTGCAGAGAAGCCTGCTGCTCGCTGGACTGAGGCGCTTGGCACACTCGTGCTGCGGTCTTCCATTGCAGGTCTCCGCATTACGCCCTCGGTTACCTACTGGCTGGACTTTTCGACGCTAGACTTTGATCAAGCATTGACGTTTATCGATCGCATCGTGGCTACCAATGAGTCGGTTCCCATCGTGTGTATGGTTTCATTCCCCAAGGACGAGGATGCATTTGCACTTTTAGCTCGAGGCGCGCGGGGCTATTGCCACGTTGCAGCCGCGCCGACTCAGTTACGTCTTGTTGCTAACACTGTAAAAAACGGCGGCTTTTGGTTGCCGGCATCGCTCATGCGCAGGGTGATGGCCAGCGCTGATGGTTTGGTTGCGCAGATTTCTTCCAGTAATGCGGTGTCCTTGGATGAGCTCACCAAGCGGGAGCGTCAAGTGGCGAATGCCGTTGCCGATGGATTGAGTAATCGAGAAATTGCAGCCCGCCTAAGTATCTCGGAAAGAACTGTTAAAGCCCGCCTTACCTCCGTTTTCCAGAAGCTTAGTGTGCGTGATCGAGTTCAATTGGCCTTGTTACTGCGTGGTGGTGTCGCGTGA
- a CDS encoding type I secretion system permease/ATPase: protein MANDAAASEEVVGSARSGGEALVTCLQRIAHHHRAPATLQSLTAGLPTRLTDFTPDLLVRAARRAGLRARLQSVDIDDIPASALPALLLLKGDKCAVLESLDEDGSALIFRPELGDEGVTISLEKLKAEVTNKVLFARPKFRLAESSLGAIGVHRDHWFWSVMAEHRTLYRDILFASFFVNLLALAVPIFTMNVYDRVVPNAAFETLWVLTIGVVVALIADLILRISRGYFLDYAARRIDISLSASILEKTLGLRLEHKPASVGSFAANLRSFEFLRDFTTSATLTGLIDIPFALIFVAVIAWISPTMLLPVLFGIVLLLAIAMVVRPRLEKLTETSYAAGAQRNATLIETLSGLETLKAMGAESIMQRQWEEATRFLASQNLSARNLNLRLTQSSSTVQRIVQLSVIVIGVYMIAAGKLTLGGLIACMLLSIRAVGPFAKLGSLLAQFQNAQVAMKSLTALFDTPSEYQDEKAFISRDSFQGTFEFKNVSFKYPNSGLNSLQKASFKFSAGEHIALLGRVGSGKSTIAKLALGLFEATDGEIRIDGVDIRQLDPREYRGSVGYVPQDVTLFTGTLRDNIALARPGISDAQLIKAAERAGIADWVNRHPLGFDMPISERGDSVSGGQRKCISVARALVTEPAILILDEPTGGTDQSTERVIIENLKTYMEGRTLIVVTHRNALLALADRILVVDSGKVVADGQRDAVISALREGKIGRADA from the coding sequence TTGGCGAACGATGCCGCAGCAAGTGAGGAGGTAGTGGGCTCTGCGAGAAGCGGAGGTGAGGCGCTTGTAACGTGTTTACAGCGAATCGCGCATCATCACAGAGCACCGGCAACACTCCAGTCCCTTACCGCTGGCCTACCGACTCGGCTGACTGATTTCACGCCCGATTTATTGGTGCGCGCAGCAAGACGTGCGGGACTCAGAGCCCGTTTACAGTCTGTAGATATCGATGACATTCCTGCATCCGCTTTGCCCGCATTGCTACTGCTAAAAGGGGATAAATGCGCGGTACTTGAATCGCTGGATGAGGACGGTTCCGCCTTAATTTTTCGACCAGAGTTGGGCGACGAAGGGGTTACGATCTCCTTGGAGAAACTGAAAGCGGAGGTCACTAACAAGGTACTATTTGCGCGACCCAAATTTAGATTGGCTGAGTCGTCTTTGGGTGCAATAGGCGTACATCGAGACCATTGGTTCTGGTCTGTTATGGCGGAGCATAGGACGCTCTACAGAGACATTTTATTTGCGTCCTTCTTTGTAAACCTGCTAGCGCTGGCGGTCCCGATTTTCACAATGAACGTGTATGACAGAGTCGTCCCCAATGCCGCATTTGAGACGCTATGGGTTCTGACCATCGGCGTTGTGGTTGCGCTGATTGCGGACCTTATTCTTCGAATATCGAGAGGGTATTTTCTGGATTACGCAGCGAGGCGAATCGATATTTCATTGTCGGCCAGTATTTTGGAAAAAACCCTCGGACTGCGGCTTGAACACAAGCCTGCGTCCGTCGGCTCGTTTGCTGCCAACCTGAGATCATTTGAGTTTCTGCGAGACTTTACGACCTCTGCAACCTTGACGGGTCTAATTGATATCCCCTTTGCGCTTATTTTTGTCGCGGTAATTGCTTGGATTTCTCCCACCATGTTGTTGCCGGTTCTTTTCGGCATTGTGCTTCTACTGGCGATTGCCATGGTGGTTCGTCCGCGCTTAGAAAAGTTAACCGAGACAAGCTATGCGGCCGGAGCACAACGTAACGCAACGTTGATCGAGACTTTGTCGGGATTGGAAACACTCAAGGCAATGGGCGCTGAGTCAATTATGCAGCGGCAGTGGGAGGAGGCCACTCGATTTTTGGCCAGCCAAAACCTGAGTGCTCGGAACCTTAATCTTCGGCTGACGCAAAGTAGTTCGACAGTACAGCGCATTGTTCAGCTTTCAGTCATTGTTATAGGTGTCTACATGATTGCTGCTGGCAAGCTTACGCTTGGTGGGTTGATTGCTTGCATGCTTCTTTCAATAAGAGCAGTTGGCCCCTTTGCCAAACTGGGATCGCTCCTTGCGCAATTTCAAAATGCGCAAGTGGCAATGAAGTCCTTGACCGCCCTATTCGACACACCCAGTGAGTACCAAGACGAGAAGGCGTTTATTTCTAGGGACTCATTCCAAGGGACATTCGAATTTAAGAATGTCAGCTTTAAGTACCCAAATTCAGGGTTGAACTCTCTGCAAAAGGCATCCTTTAAATTTTCTGCCGGTGAACACATAGCCTTACTGGGACGCGTGGGTTCTGGTAAATCGACCATAGCCAAGCTGGCGCTTGGGTTGTTTGAGGCCACCGACGGAGAGATCCGAATTGATGGCGTTGATATTCGACAACTGGACCCGCGTGAATACAGAGGTTCGGTAGGTTACGTGCCTCAGGACGTCACGTTATTCACTGGGACATTGAGAGACAATATAGCGCTTGCAAGGCCAGGCATTTCAGATGCACAGCTGATCAAGGCTGCTGAGCGCGCGGGTATTGCCGACTGGGTAAATCGACATCCATTGGGCTTCGATATGCCTATCTCTGAGCGAGGTGACTCCGTTTCTGGCGGTCAGCGAAAATGTATTTCAGTTGCTCGCGCCCTCGTAACTGAGCCAGCAATTCTGATCTTAGACGAGCCGACTGGCGGTACCGACCAGAGTACGGAGCGCGTGATTATTGAGAACTTGAAGACCTACATGGAGGGACGGACCCTAATTGTAGTGACTCACCGAAACGCATTATTGGCCCTGGCGGACCGAATATTAGTTGTCGATTCGGGAAAGGTCGTCGCTGACGGGCAACGCGATGCTGTGATTTCAGCTCTTCGGGAAGGAAAGATTGGGAGAGCAGATGCCTGA
- the cmoB gene encoding tRNA 5-methoxyuridine(34)/uridine 5-oxyacetic acid(34) synthase CmoB, with translation MDVPNELLADIKAFTARWDDPKLCAWLQTLPEQLAQSMSEKRFGDLKRWREALSSLPDIAPETVSLNANHVGVSGNLSEHTRKELEGALRGLHPWRKGPFSLFGVDIDTEWRSDFKWARLTDAITPLAGRRVLDVGCGSGYHCWRMRGAGASEVIGIDPTPLFVLQFKAIQKYINEPAVHVLPLTLEQLPTKLQAFDTVFSMGVLYHRRSPIDHLTDLRDTLVSGGELVLETLVVEGDEHRVFVPPGRYARMGNVWFLPSPKALMTWLSKVGFADTKLVDVSATSQDEQRSTDWMTFHSLANFLDPMDHTKTIEGHPAPRRAIITARLP, from the coding sequence ATGGACGTGCCTAATGAGTTGCTCGCAGATATAAAAGCCTTCACGGCGCGCTGGGACGACCCTAAGTTGTGCGCCTGGCTACAGACGCTGCCCGAGCAACTTGCGCAGTCCATGTCAGAGAAGCGCTTTGGCGACCTGAAACGCTGGCGAGAAGCCCTTTCTTCTCTTCCTGATATTGCGCCAGAGACAGTCAGTCTCAACGCTAATCATGTCGGCGTATCAGGCAACCTATCCGAGCACACGCGAAAAGAGCTGGAGGGCGCGCTTCGTGGTTTACATCCCTGGCGAAAAGGCCCCTTCTCACTGTTTGGTGTCGACATCGATACCGAATGGCGTTCAGACTTCAAGTGGGCTCGCCTGACAGATGCCATAACACCGCTGGCAGGTCGCCGAGTACTGGATGTCGGGTGTGGCAGTGGTTACCACTGCTGGCGCATGCGAGGCGCGGGCGCATCGGAGGTTATTGGTATCGATCCAACGCCTCTCTTTGTACTGCAGTTCAAGGCGATTCAAAAATACATTAACGAGCCAGCTGTGCACGTTCTCCCGCTAACACTCGAGCAGCTGCCCACTAAACTACAAGCTTTCGACACCGTGTTTTCAATGGGCGTACTTTATCATCGCCGATCTCCGATCGATCACCTGACCGACCTTCGCGATACCCTCGTTTCCGGCGGAGAGTTAGTTCTTGAGACACTTGTGGTGGAAGGTGATGAGCACAGGGTGTTCGTTCCGCCCGGGCGCTATGCACGGATGGGCAACGTCTGGTTTCTACCGAGCCCTAAAGCCCTAATGACTTGGCTTTCAAAGGTGGGTTTCGCGGACACAAAACTCGTTGATGTCAGCGCAACATCACAGGACGAACAACGTTCTACGGATTGGATGACCTTCCACTCTTTAGCAAACTTCTTAGACCCAATGGATCACACTAAAACCATTGAAGGCCACCCAGCACCTCGCCGCGCCATTATTACGGCTCGGCTCCCCTAG